Proteins encoded within one genomic window of Prauserella marina:
- a CDS encoding sensor histidine kinase has protein sequence MCSSPRADRRGQSLRATLLVRLVALFAAVCLLIGVVTEVALRAFLVDKLDEQLVAASGRAHGNPGPPKDPPPQQYSLRDPIEMPGLGVGTFIAVLDGTDIVSAERLAGPDAARQELPESQYQVLRDLPSDGKPYSRTLGDFGDYRMAAVRTEAGTVIVTGLPLSEVDDTLWSAGLILGGVALGGIVVTGLIGAVTIRRTLRPLDRLAATASRVTELPLDKGEVALSVRVPGRDTDTRTEVGKVGMALNRMLGHVASALDARQRSESRVRRFVADASHELRTPLAAIRGYAELVARHGDTVPRDIRFAMGRVESESRRMTNLVEELLLLARLDAGRPLASEQVDLSRLVADAVADAHVAGPEHTWVLDAPAEPVTISGDAEQLQQVVLNLLGNARSHTPDGTTVVIELASEPEHVVLKVRDDGPGIPAELLPEVFERFARGDSSRSRTAGGTGLGLAIVAAVVAAHHGTVRVESTEETTEFAVGLPSWPPADGVA, from the coding sequence ATGTGCTCAAGCCCGCGAGCTGACCGGAGGGGCCAGTCGCTGCGGGCCACCCTGCTGGTCAGGCTCGTCGCGCTCTTCGCGGCGGTGTGCCTGCTCATCGGTGTCGTCACCGAGGTGGCGCTGCGGGCCTTCCTCGTCGACAAACTCGACGAGCAGCTGGTCGCCGCGAGTGGAAGGGCACACGGAAACCCCGGCCCGCCGAAGGATCCGCCGCCACAGCAGTACTCGTTGCGCGATCCCATCGAGATGCCGGGGCTCGGGGTCGGCACGTTCATCGCCGTGCTCGACGGCACCGACATCGTGTCGGCCGAACGGCTCGCCGGTCCCGACGCGGCCCGTCAGGAACTGCCGGAAAGTCAGTACCAGGTGCTCCGCGACCTGCCATCGGACGGCAAGCCGTACTCGCGGACGCTCGGAGACTTCGGGGACTACCGGATGGCGGCGGTCCGCACCGAGGCGGGCACGGTGATCGTCACCGGCCTCCCGCTCTCCGAAGTGGACGACACGCTGTGGAGCGCTGGACTCATCCTCGGCGGTGTCGCGCTCGGCGGAATCGTGGTCACCGGGTTGATCGGGGCCGTGACGATCCGCAGGACCCTGCGCCCGCTCGACCGGCTGGCCGCCACCGCGAGCAGGGTGACCGAGTTGCCTCTCGACAAGGGCGAGGTCGCGCTTTCGGTGAGGGTGCCTGGCCGTGACACCGACACCCGCACCGAGGTCGGCAAGGTCGGGATGGCCCTCAACAGGATGCTCGGGCACGTCGCGTCCGCGCTCGACGCGAGGCAGCGGAGCGAGAGCAGGGTGCGCCGGTTCGTCGCCGACGCCAGCCATGAACTGCGTACCCCGCTCGCCGCGATCAGGGGCTACGCCGAGCTGGTCGCGAGGCACGGCGACACCGTTCCCCGCGACATCAGGTTCGCCATGGGCAGGGTCGAGTCCGAGTCGCGAAGGATGACCAATCTTGTCGAGGAGCTGCTGCTGCTCGCCAGGCTCGACGCGGGAAGACCGCTGGCCAGCGAGCAGGTCGACCTTTCGAGGCTCGTCGCCGACGCGGTGGCCGACGCGCACGTGGCAGGCCCCGAGCACACGTGGGTGCTCGATGCTCCCGCCGAACCGGTGACGATCTCCGGTGACGCGGAGCAGCTGCAACAGGTGGTGCTCAACCTGCTGGGCAACGCGCGGTCGCACACCCCTGACGGCACGACCGTGGTGATCGAGCTGGCTTCCGAGCCCGAACACGTTGTGCTGAAAGTGCGCGACGACGGGCCCGGCATACCTGCCGAACTGTTGCCGGAGGTGTTCGAGCGGTTCGCGAGAGGGGACAGCTCGCGATCGAGGACGGCTGGAGGCACCGGACTCGGCCTCGCCATCGTGGCCGCCGTCGTCGCGGCACACCACGGAACGGTGAGGGTCGAGAGCACCGAGGAGACCACCGAATTCGCCGTCGGCCTGCCCTCCTGGCCACCCGCCGACGGCGTCGCATAG
- a CDS encoding ABC transporter permease, producing MTGPKLFSRKADRIDELAEGGTSLAKDALRRMASNPVAILGACIIAAFVLLAIFAPLLAPKDPFIPYPELQAQLTPTNIPGPMPGFLLGSDQNGYDFFSRLLAGARQTLIVGVGATIIGVTIGMIIGGIAGAFGGWIDTVLMRFTDILLSIPSLLLAISIAALFASGNQWTVIIAVAMVGVPVFARLLRGSMIAQRSSDHVLAATALGVRRRTIVLRHMLPNSVGPVIVQATLTLATAIIDAAALSFLGLGDTDWRRAEWGLMLGNSQDLLSVKPELAFYPAIAIIIVALGFTLLGESMREALDPKNRR from the coding sequence ATGACTGGACCAAAACTGTTCAGCCGCAAGGCTGACCGGATCGACGAACTGGCAGAGGGCGGAACGAGTCTCGCCAAGGACGCGCTGAGGCGCATGGCGAGCAACCCGGTGGCCATCCTCGGTGCGTGCATCATCGCGGCCTTCGTATTGCTCGCGATCTTCGCGCCGTTGCTCGCGCCGAAAGATCCCTTCATTCCCTATCCCGAACTGCAGGCGCAGCTCACCCCGACCAACATTCCCGGTCCGATGCCAGGGTTCCTCCTCGGCAGCGACCAGAACGGTTACGACTTCTTCTCGCGGCTGCTCGCGGGAGCGCGGCAGACGCTGATCGTCGGCGTCGGTGCGACCATCATCGGCGTCACCATCGGCATGATCATCGGCGGGATCGCGGGCGCCTTCGGCGGCTGGATCGACACGGTACTGATGCGGTTCACCGACATCCTGCTCTCGATCCCGTCGCTGCTGCTCGCCATCTCCATCGCGGCGCTCTTCGCGAGCGGCAACCAGTGGACGGTGATCATCGCCGTGGCGATGGTCGGTGTCCCTGTCTTCGCCAGGTTGCTCAGAGGGTCGATGATCGCGCAAAGATCGAGTGACCACGTACTTGCCGCGACGGCGCTCGGCGTGCGACGCAGGACGATCGTGCTCAGGCACATGCTGCCCAATTCGGTTGGACCGGTGATCGTCCAGGCGACATTGACACTCGCGACCGCGATCATCGACGCGGCGGCGCTGTCGTTCCTCGGACTGGGAGACACCGACTGGCGTCGTGCCGAATGGGGACTCATGCTCGGTAACTCGCAGGATTTGCTGAGTGTGAAGCCGGAACTCGCGTTCTATCCCGCCATCGCGATCATCATCGTGGCGCTCGGCTTCACGCTGCTCGGTGAGTCCATGCGGGAAGCGCTCGACCCCAAGAACAGGCGGTAG
- a CDS encoding N-acetylmuramoyl-L-alanine amidase, protein MAIKPVIVVDAGHNGGNASDPDAVNRQVPAGRGATKPCNTTGTVTESGYPEHAFTFDVARRVSDALDAKGLRVVNTRADDTGVGPCVDERAAIGNEAEADAVVSIHADGNIAEGARGFHIAYSDPPLNPAQEGPALELADAMLAAMSSSGFAPAGYIGEGGLDGRADLAGLNLSERPAILVECGNMRDAADAAVMTSPEGRQRYADAIVAGIFGYLD, encoded by the coding sequence GTGGCGATCAAGCCGGTGATCGTTGTCGACGCCGGTCACAACGGAGGCAACGCGAGTGACCCCGACGCCGTCAACCGGCAGGTGCCCGCGGGGCGGGGCGCGACGAAGCCGTGCAACACCACCGGCACGGTCACCGAATCCGGTTATCCCGAACACGCCTTCACCTTCGATGTCGCAAGGCGGGTGAGCGACGCCCTCGACGCGAAGGGCCTGCGGGTCGTGAACACCCGCGCCGACGACACCGGTGTCGGCCCGTGCGTCGACGAGCGTGCCGCCATCGGCAACGAGGCCGAAGCCGACGCCGTCGTGTCGATCCATGCGGACGGCAACATCGCGGAAGGGGCGCGCGGATTCCACATCGCCTACTCGGACCCGCCGCTCAACCCAGCGCAGGAAGGTCCGGCCCTCGAACTGGCCGACGCGATGCTGGCGGCCATGAGCTCGTCGGGCTTCGCACCTGCCGGGTACATCGGGGAGGGCGGTCTCGACGGGAGAGCCGACCTCGCCGGTCTGAACCTGTCCGAGCGACCGGCGATCCTGGTGGAGTGCGGCAACATGCGGGACGCCGCCGACGCGGCCGTGATGACCTCGCCCGAAGGACGGCAACGCTATGCGGATGCCATTGTCGCTGGGATTTTCGGCTACCTCGATTAG
- a CDS encoding YbaB/EbfC family nucleoid-associated protein has translation MVQPGGGMPDMQQLLQQAQKMQEQLVTAQQELADAEVTGTSGGGLVTATVSGGMELKALSIDPKIVDPDDAETLADLVVAAVRDATTNAQRLTEEKLGPLAGGFGGMPDLGGLGGGNLGLPGQ, from the coding sequence ATGGTTCAGCCCGGTGGCGGAATGCCGGACATGCAGCAGCTCCTGCAACAGGCACAGAAGATGCAGGAACAGCTCGTCACGGCACAACAGGAACTGGCGGACGCGGAGGTCACCGGAACCTCGGGCGGTGGCCTCGTGACCGCCACGGTCAGCGGGGGGATGGAGCTCAAGGCCCTCAGCATCGACCCGAAGATCGTCGACCCCGATGACGCCGAAACGCTGGCCGATCTGGTGGTCGCCGCCGTGCGCGACGCGACGACCAACGCGCAGCGGCTGACCGAGGAGAAGCTTGGCCCGCTGGCCGGGGGCTTCGGCGGCATGCCGGATCTCGGTGGTCTCGGCGGCGGCAATCTCGGATTGCCTGGACAGTAG
- a CDS encoding uridine kinase family protein: protein MLAVDGPSGSGKSTFAAAVVDCLRADGTSTALVSTDDFATWDAPVSWWPRLLEGVLTPLAAGRQGSYRVMDWTSGLPRLGEQVGVDVPEVLVLEGVSAGRASIRSRLSLLCWVEIADVATRLDRAVSRDGESSRPMLTAWQRFEHGWFEVDQTRQSAHTTFGVTSTD from the coding sequence ATGCTTGCCGTCGACGGGCCGTCCGGTTCGGGGAAGTCGACTTTCGCCGCGGCGGTCGTCGATTGCCTCCGCGCTGACGGCACGTCGACGGCTCTTGTCAGCACCGACGACTTCGCGACGTGGGATGCGCCCGTTTCCTGGTGGCCAAGATTGCTCGAAGGAGTACTCACCCCGTTGGCCGCTGGACGTCAAGGCAGCTATCGGGTAATGGACTGGACCTCTGGACTGCCTCGACTCGGCGAACAGGTGGGCGTCGATGTCCCGGAAGTCCTTGTGCTGGAGGGCGTTTCGGCTGGCAGGGCTTCGATTCGGTCGAGGCTGTCCTTGCTGTGCTGGGTCGAGATCGCCGATGTCGCCACCAGGCTTGACCGGGCTGTCTCCCGTGACGGTGAGTCATCCAGACCAATGCTGACGGCATGGCAACGGTTTGAACACGGTTGGTTCGAAGTTGATCAAACTCGACAATCTGCGCATACAACGTTTGGCGTAACGTCGACCGACTAA
- a CDS encoding ABC transporter substrate-binding protein has product MLQLRMARTRRVALIGLAGALAVSVSACASERDDQGGGGGNEDTLVFGAAGAPKNFDPIFNDDGETFRPIRQMYETLITYKPGSAELEEGLATKWTPSDDGKTWTFELREGVKFHDGTDFNAEAVCFNFDRWYNIEGAAAQSQMIYYGDVFEGFAKNEGDAGGEPVYKSCEAPDPNTAVLHLNRAKGAFPDAFGLTSLSMSSPKALQDYNADEVTQSGDSFSYPAYANEHPTGTGPYKFEKYDKAAGTITLVRNDEYWGEAAKLSRIIFRIIPDETSRKQELISGKIDAYDLPSPADYQALREAGNQVLVRPVFNILYLGINQKNTPELKDARVRKAIEYAINKEQLAKNKLPEGATPRDQFVPKETIGYTDKVEKHQYNPQRAKDLLAEAGVKNLNLKFYVPTEVSRPYMPDPVELGGAIADNLKAVGINVEIVQRPWNGGFKDDVQKAGKQDLHLLGWTGDYGDPGNFIGTFFGREKPEFGFDNPAIFTALSTADSQVDKAAKATEYEKAAVEISKYVPAVPLTSSPPAIVVGGNIQGVVPSPLTDERFAGVTKSQQG; this is encoded by the coding sequence ATGCTCCAACTGCGGATGGCCCGAACGCGCCGAGTAGCCCTGATCGGGCTTGCGGGAGCGCTCGCGGTATCGGTATCTGCCTGTGCTTCCGAACGCGACGACCAAGGGGGTGGCGGCGGAAACGAGGACACGCTCGTCTTCGGCGCCGCCGGCGCGCCGAAGAATTTCGACCCCATTTTCAATGACGACGGGGAGACGTTCCGGCCCATCCGGCAGATGTACGAAACGTTGATTACGTACAAACCGGGCAGCGCCGAGCTCGAAGAGGGGCTTGCCACCAAGTGGACCCCGAGCGATGACGGAAAGACGTGGACCTTCGAACTCCGCGAGGGCGTCAAATTCCACGACGGCACTGATTTCAACGCCGAGGCCGTCTGCTTCAACTTCGACCGTTGGTACAACATCGAGGGCGCGGCAGCGCAAAGCCAGATGATCTACTACGGCGACGTCTTCGAGGGTTTCGCGAAGAACGAGGGCGATGCCGGAGGCGAACCGGTCTACAAGTCGTGCGAGGCGCCAGACCCGAACACGGCCGTGCTGCATCTGAACAGGGCAAAGGGCGCCTTCCCCGACGCGTTCGGGTTGACCTCCCTTTCCATGTCCAGCCCCAAGGCGTTGCAGGACTACAACGCCGACGAGGTCACGCAGAGCGGCGACTCGTTCAGCTACCCCGCCTACGCCAACGAGCATCCGACCGGCACCGGCCCCTACAAGTTCGAGAAGTACGACAAGGCGGCGGGCACCATCACTCTGGTCCGCAACGACGAGTACTGGGGCGAGGCCGCCAAGCTCTCGCGGATCATCTTCCGGATCATCCCCGACGAGACCTCCCGCAAGCAGGAGCTGATCTCGGGCAAGATCGATGCCTACGACCTGCCGAGTCCCGCCGACTACCAGGCATTGCGCGAGGCGGGTAACCAGGTTCTGGTGCGGCCCGTCTTCAACATTCTCTACCTGGGGATCAACCAGAAGAACACGCCGGAGCTCAAGGACGCGCGCGTGCGCAAGGCGATCGAGTACGCCATCAACAAGGAGCAGCTCGCCAAGAACAAGCTGCCGGAAGGTGCGACGCCGCGGGACCAGTTCGTTCCCAAGGAAACCATCGGGTACACGGACAAGGTCGAGAAGCACCAGTACAACCCGCAACGGGCCAAGGATCTGCTCGCCGAAGCCGGTGTGAAGAACCTGAACCTCAAGTTCTACGTGCCGACCGAGGTCAGCAGGCCGTACATGCCGGACCCCGTCGAACTCGGTGGCGCCATCGCCGACAACCTGAAGGCGGTCGGGATCAACGTCGAGATCGTGCAGCGGCCGTGGAACGGTGGCTTCAAGGACGACGTCCAGAAGGCGGGCAAGCAGGACCTCCACCTGCTCGGCTGGACCGGTGACTACGGCGATCCCGGCAACTTCATCGGTACCTTCTTCGGCAGGGAGAAGCCGGAGTTCGGATTCGACAACCCGGCCATCTTCACCGCACTGTCCACTGCGGATTCACAGGTCGACAAGGCCGCGAAGGCGACGGAGTACGAGAAGGCGGCCGTCGAGATTTCCAAGTACGTTCCCGCTGTTCCGCTGACCTCCTCGCCGCCCGCGATCGTCGTCGGTGGCAATATCCAAGGAGTCGTGCCGAGTCCGCTCACCGACGAGCGGTTCGCAGGCGTGACGAAGTCGCAGCAGGGCTGA
- a CDS encoding ABC transporter permease: MLRFIVRRLLQAIPTLLVLSILVFAWLRSLPGGPATALLGDKATPEKVAELNAVLGLDQPIFVQYFKFLGRILTGDFGSSLISGDSVLAEIGRAFPATIELSLAALFLAILFGIPLGYLAARFHGRFLDNATVVTTLVGVAVPVFFLGFLLKYVFAQQLAILPPSGRQDVLIEATRVTGFATLDGLLTGELDATWDAMLHLLLPAIALASIPFAVIVRITRASVLDVSGEDFVRTAESKGLTAPVIRRRHVLRNALLPVSTTIGLQTGLLLAGAVLTEKVFVWGGVGSLLEQGIERRDYPRLQALILLAALVYVLVNLLVDISYAIIDPRVRVR; encoded by the coding sequence ATGCTCAGGTTCATCGTTCGTCGGCTGCTGCAAGCAATTCCGACGCTCCTCGTACTGTCCATATTGGTGTTCGCGTGGTTGCGTTCGTTGCCGGGAGGTCCGGCGACGGCACTACTCGGCGACAAGGCCACTCCGGAGAAAGTCGCGGAACTCAACGCGGTACTCGGTCTCGATCAGCCGATCTTCGTCCAGTACTTCAAGTTCCTCGGCCGTATTCTCACCGGCGATTTCGGCAGCTCGCTGATCAGCGGTGACTCGGTGCTGGCCGAGATCGGAAGAGCGTTTCCCGCCACCATCGAACTCTCGCTCGCCGCGTTGTTCCTCGCGATCCTGTTCGGGATCCCGCTCGGCTACCTCGCGGCCCGGTTCCACGGTCGCTTCCTCGACAACGCCACCGTGGTCACGACCCTCGTCGGCGTCGCCGTTCCGGTGTTCTTCCTCGGCTTCCTGCTGAAGTACGTCTTCGCGCAGCAGTTGGCGATCCTGCCGCCGTCAGGCAGACAGGACGTGCTGATCGAGGCGACGAGAGTCACCGGGTTCGCGACGCTCGACGGGCTGCTCACGGGCGAACTCGACGCGACGTGGGACGCGATGCTGCATCTGCTGCTTCCCGCGATCGCGCTGGCGAGTATCCCGTTCGCGGTCATCGTGCGGATCACGCGAGCCTCGGTGCTCGACGTGAGCGGCGAGGACTTCGTGCGCACCGCCGAATCGAAGGGACTCACCGCGCCGGTCATCCGGCGAAGGCACGTGCTGCGCAACGCCTTGCTTCCGGTGTCGACGACCATCGGCCTGCAAACGGGATTGTTGCTGGCAGGTGCCGTTCTCACCGAGAAAGTGTTCGTGTGGGGCGGGGTTGGTTCGTTGCTCGAACAGGGCATCGAACGAAGAGACTATCCACGACTACAAGCCTTGATCCTGCTCGCGGCGCTGGTGTACGTGCTGGTGAACCTTCTCGTCGACATCTCGTACGCGATCATCGATCCGAGGGTGCGGGTGCGATGA
- a CDS encoding DNA polymerase III subunit gamma and tau has translation MALALYRKYRPATFAEVVGQEHVTEPLRTALSAGRINHAYLFSGPRGCGKTSSARIMARSLNCVEGPTPDPCGVCGPCKALAPEGPGSVDVTELDAASHGGVDDARELRDRAFYAPAESRYRVFIIDEAHMVTTQGFNALLKIVEEPPEHLIFIFATTEPDKVLTTIRSRTHHYPFRLIPPSAMRELLERNVAAEGVEVEPAVFPLVIRAGGGSARDTQSVLDQLLAGAGEQGVTYDRAVSLLGVTDSALIDAMVDALATDDSKNVYGTVDHLAEAGHDPRRFASDLLDRLRDLILLRSVPDAATTGMVSAPEEQLGRMVAQAERIKPGTLSRYAEIIHNGLLEMRGATAPRLLLELLCARMLLPEVSDDEAGMLQRLERLERRVTAGVQPTAGDQAAAAPPVQSAPTAPAAQSAPAGSATPAGQRFQRPSQRAGEPAPARQPEQSPAPEPVEQAASEQAPAERKAPAAAPPRVEQAPPARAEEQAAAPGQIDAAALRQYWPQLLAEVRKLSRSTEAMLTNATVHSVEGSTVVLTHTAEPLARRLAEPRNADCIATALGNVVSGTWSVRCVHAGAVGAQEAPRARQQQRPSGPAASPQAERTYQRPSAGEQPRKPVVATTEPDIPLPPEPEDEEHYADATDGVSSAAPSAAHGAGPDSGTGPASEGSASREPAEPADPEEAAHKLLSDHLGARPINER, from the coding sequence GTGGCTCTCGCGCTGTACCGCAAGTACCGGCCGGCGACCTTCGCCGAGGTCGTCGGACAGGAGCACGTCACCGAACCGCTGCGCACCGCTTTGTCGGCGGGCCGCATCAACCACGCCTACCTGTTCTCGGGGCCGAGGGGCTGCGGCAAGACGTCGAGCGCGCGCATCATGGCGCGTTCGCTCAACTGTGTCGAGGGACCGACTCCCGATCCATGCGGGGTCTGCGGACCGTGCAAGGCACTCGCGCCGGAGGGGCCAGGCAGCGTCGACGTCACCGAACTCGACGCGGCAAGCCACGGTGGTGTCGACGATGCTCGTGAGCTGCGCGATCGAGCCTTCTACGCGCCCGCCGAATCCCGGTACCGCGTTTTCATCATCGACGAGGCGCACATGGTCACGACGCAGGGCTTCAACGCCCTGCTCAAGATCGTCGAAGAGCCGCCGGAACACCTGATCTTCATCTTCGCGACGACCGAGCCCGACAAGGTGCTCACGACGATCCGGTCGCGGACCCATCACTACCCGTTCCGGCTGATCCCGCCCAGCGCGATGCGGGAACTGCTCGAACGCAACGTGGCCGCCGAGGGCGTCGAGGTCGAGCCTGCCGTTTTCCCTCTGGTCATCAGGGCGGGTGGCGGGTCGGCGCGCGACACCCAATCGGTGCTCGACCAGTTGCTTGCCGGTGCGGGCGAACAAGGGGTCACCTACGACAGGGCCGTCTCCCTGCTGGGGGTCACCGACTCCGCGCTCATCGACGCGATGGTCGACGCGCTTGCCACCGACGATTCGAAGAACGTCTACGGCACCGTCGACCACCTCGCCGAGGCCGGTCACGATCCGCGCAGATTCGCGAGTGACCTGCTCGACCGGTTGCGCGATCTCATCCTGCTGCGCTCCGTGCCCGACGCCGCGACCACCGGGATGGTTTCGGCTCCGGAGGAGCAGCTCGGCCGCATGGTCGCGCAGGCCGAACGGATCAAGCCCGGCACGCTCAGCCGCTACGCCGAGATCATCCACAACGGCTTGCTCGAAATGCGCGGCGCCACCGCGCCGAGGTTGCTGCTCGAACTGCTCTGTGCCCGCATGCTGCTGCCCGAGGTCTCCGACGACGAGGCAGGAATGCTGCAACGGCTCGAACGGCTCGAACGGAGAGTCACCGCGGGGGTCCAGCCCACGGCGGGTGACCAGGCTGCCGCCGCTCCGCCGGTGCAGTCGGCTCCTACGGCTCCGGCAGCGCAGTCGGCTCCGGCGGGTTCTGCGACTCCGGCGGGGCAGCGGTTCCAGCGACCTTCGCAGCGAGCCGGCGAGCCCGCTCCGGCGCGGCAACCCGAGCAGTCCCCCGCGCCGGAGCCTGTGGAGCAGGCCGCTTCGGAGCAGGCGCCCGCCGAGCGGAAGGCGCCCGCCGCTGCCCCACCGCGGGTGGAGCAAGCACCACCCGCGCGGGCGGAGGAGCAGGCGGCAGCGCCGGGCCAGATCGATGCGGCGGCGCTGCGGCAGTACTGGCCGCAGTTGCTCGCCGAGGTGCGCAAGCTGAGCCGCAGTACCGAAGCCATGCTGACCAACGCGACCGTGCACAGCGTCGAGGGTTCGACCGTCGTGCTCACGCACACCGCCGAGCCACTGGCGCGCAGGCTCGCCGAACCGCGCAACGCGGACTGCATCGCCACGGCGCTCGGAAACGTCGTTTCGGGCACCTGGTCCGTGCGGTGTGTGCACGCGGGAGCCGTCGGCGCGCAGGAGGCGCCTCGGGCAAGGCAGCAGCAACGACCTTCCGGTCCGGCGGCTTCGCCGCAGGCTGAGCGGACGTACCAGCGGCCATCGGCCGGTGAGCAACCGCGTAAGCCCGTCGTGGCCACGACGGAGCCGGACATCCCGCTGCCTCCGGAACCGGAAGACGAAGAGCACTACGCCGACGCCACTGATGGGGTCTCGTCTGCCGCGCCGTCGGCGGCGCATGGGGCGGGCCCGGATTCTGGAACGGGCCCTGCGTCGGAAGGTTCGGCGTCGCGGGAGCCCGCCGAGCCCGCCGACCCCGAAGAGGCCGCCCACAAGCTGCTTTCCGACCACCTCGGCGCCCGCCCGATCAACGAACGCTGA
- a CDS encoding ABC transporter ATP-binding protein — MALLDVRDLSVVFTRKRARPFTAVDKVSFSVEPGQTVGLVGESGSGKSVTSLAIMGLLPKRGAQVSGSVSFSDTDLLTLTERQLRDRRGKDLGMVFQDPLSSLNPVISIGLQITEVLERHRGMSRKQARVEAVELLNRVGLPDPGRRVSEYPHQLSGGMRQRALIAIALACRPKLLIADEPTTALDVTIQAQILALLSELVSETGTALIMITHDLGVVAGLCDEVNVMYGGRIVERAERHALFATARHPYTHGLLASIPRLDAARGDKLIPIRGSVADNLAWEEGCAFAPRCPNATEQCRNEPPELVPDGAGMLRCHNPVDVAVPEGAR; from the coding sequence ATGGCACTACTGGACGTCCGCGACCTCAGCGTCGTCTTCACCCGCAAGCGTGCCCGCCCGTTCACCGCGGTCGACAAGGTGAGCTTTTCGGTCGAGCCAGGGCAAACGGTCGGTCTCGTCGGGGAATCCGGCAGCGGGAAATCCGTGACCTCGCTGGCGATCATGGGGTTGTTGCCGAAGCGGGGAGCGCAGGTCAGTGGCTCAGTGTCCTTTTCGGATACCGATTTGCTGACCCTGACGGAGCGGCAGCTCAGGGATCGCAGGGGTAAGGACCTGGGTATGGTCTTCCAGGATCCGCTCTCCTCGTTGAATCCGGTGATCTCGATCGGACTACAGATCACCGAGGTACTCGAACGGCATCGCGGGATGTCCCGCAAGCAGGCGCGCGTCGAGGCTGTCGAGTTGCTGAACAGGGTCGGGCTTCCCGATCCGGGGCGAAGGGTCTCGGAGTATCCACACCAGCTTTCCGGTGGGATGCGGCAACGCGCGCTGATCGCGATCGCGTTGGCGTGCAGGCCGAAACTGCTCATCGCCGACGAGCCGACCACCGCGCTCGACGTGACGATTCAGGCTCAGATCCTCGCGTTGCTGTCCGAATTGGTCTCGGAGACGGGAACCGCGCTCATCATGATCACGCATGATCTCGGTGTCGTCGCCGGTTTGTGCGATGAGGTCAACGTCATGTACGGCGGGAGGATCGTCGAGCGAGCCGAACGGCACGCGCTGTTCGCGACCGCGCGACACCCCTATACGCACGGCCTGCTGGCCTCCATCCCCCGGCTCGATGCCGCGAGGGGTGACAAGCTGATTCCGATCAGGGGATCGGTCGCCGACAACCTCGCGTGGGAAGAGGGGTGCGCCTTCGCGCCGCGCTGTCCGAACGCGACGGAACAGTGTCGGAACGAACCGCCGGAACTCGTTCCGGACGGAGCCGGAATGCTGCGTTGCCACAACCCGGTCGACGTCGCCGTGCCGGAGGGAGCCCGATGA
- the recR gene encoding recombination mediator RecR, with amino-acid sequence MYEGVVQDLIDELGRLPGIGPKSAQRIAFHLLAADPADLSRLQDILGKVKEGVRFCEVCGNVSEEERCRICRDARRDPALICVVEEPKDVLAVERTREFRGRYHVLGGALDPLSGVGPDQLRIRELLARIGAEEVTEVIIATDPNTEGEATATYLVRMLRDFPGLTVTRLASGLPMGGDLEFADELTLGRALSGRRAL; translated from the coding sequence TTGTACGAGGGTGTCGTTCAGGATCTGATCGATGAGCTGGGGCGGCTGCCTGGCATCGGTCCCAAGAGCGCGCAGCGCATCGCCTTCCACTTGCTGGCAGCCGATCCGGCCGACCTCTCCCGGTTGCAGGACATCCTCGGCAAGGTCAAGGAAGGCGTGCGGTTCTGCGAGGTCTGCGGCAACGTTTCCGAGGAGGAACGCTGTCGCATCTGCCGCGACGCGCGTCGTGATCCCGCGTTGATCTGCGTGGTCGAGGAGCCGAAGGACGTGCTCGCCGTCGAGCGCACGCGCGAGTTCAGAGGGCGCTACCACGTTCTCGGCGGCGCGCTCGACCCGTTGTCCGGTGTCGGGCCGGATCAGCTTCGGATCAGGGAACTGCTGGCGAGGATTGGCGCGGAGGAGGTCACCGAGGTGATCATCGCGACCGACCCGAACACCGAGGGCGAAGCCACCGCGACCTATCTGGTCCGGATGCTCAGGGACTTTCCTGGGCTCACCGTCACCAGGCTTGCCTCAGGTCTCCCGATGGGTGGCGATCTCGAATTCGCCGACGAACTCACGCTCGGCAGGGCACTTTCCGGTCGCCGCGCTCTGTGA